The Paenibacillus sp. RUD330 genome has a segment encoding these proteins:
- a CDS encoding LysR substrate-binding domain-containing protein: protein MSLVKYEIFSAVVELGSLTKASETLGLTQSGVSHALGSLEKEFGIQLLTRSRSGIRLTVNGERVLKPMREMLSWQEQLQQEIAAIKGLQAGTVRLGTFTSVSVHWLPQMIKEFDRDYPGIEIKLIEGDYRDIEEGITDGSMDMGFLSLPAREGLDTLALKKDRMLCVLPADHPLAGQPFLSLQQLQGEDFIIPKEGSDYDVRRILEEVIQRPRIKYETADDYAIIAMVEHGLGISILPELVLQGRDHHAAMVELEDGRYRTLAIAASSFKLLSPAARRFLDYIKRFMESRQL, encoded by the coding sequence ATGAGTCTGGTCAAATACGAAATATTCAGCGCTGTCGTCGAGCTCGGAAGCTTGACAAAAGCATCGGAGACGCTGGGCTTGACCCAATCGGGAGTGAGCCATGCGCTCGGCAGCCTGGAGAAGGAATTCGGCATCCAGCTGCTCACCCGCAGCCGTTCGGGCATCCGGCTCACCGTCAACGGGGAGAGGGTGCTGAAGCCGATGCGCGAGATGCTGTCCTGGCAGGAACAGCTTCAGCAGGAGATCGCGGCGATCAAAGGGCTGCAGGCGGGCACGGTGCGGCTCGGCACGTTCACGAGCGTGTCGGTCCACTGGCTGCCGCAGATGATCAAGGAGTTCGACCGCGACTATCCCGGAATCGAGATCAAGCTGATCGAGGGGGATTACCGGGATATCGAGGAGGGCATCACCGACGGGAGCATGGATATGGGCTTCTTGAGCCTGCCGGCCCGGGAGGGCCTCGACACGCTGGCGCTGAAGAAGGACCGCATGCTCTGCGTGCTGCCGGCCGACCATCCGCTCGCCGGCCAGCCGTTCCTGTCTCTCCAGCAGCTGCAAGGCGAGGACTTCATCATCCCCAAGGAAGGCTCCGACTATGACGTCCGGCGCATTCTTGAGGAGGTCATCCAGAGGCCGCGCATCAAGTACGAGACGGCGGATGATTATGCCATCATCGCCATGGTCGAGCACGGCCTCGGCATCAGCATCCTTCCTGAGCTCGTGCTGCAGGGCAGGGATCATCACGCCGCAATGGTCGAGCTGGAGGATGGGCGCTACCGGACGCTGGCGATCGCAGCCTCCTCGTTCAAGCTGCTGTCTCCCGCAGCCCGCCGATTCCTGGACTACATCAAGCGATTCATGGAATCCAGGCAGCTCTGA
- a CDS encoding N-acetylmuramoyl-L-alanine amidase — protein MAKTPILGSQSVSADTMIRYVAGVNSSFNGEIARQFLAVGARYGVRGDIALCQSIHETNWFRFGGDVQPSQNNFAGIGATGGGNPGASFATVAEGVTAQIQHLFAYASTAAVPAGETIVDPRFPLVARGSAPAWEDLAGRWAVPGYDRTKYASLADAMAAGETYGQRILTLYQAMAAAPSAALPILALDAGHGGTDPGASGNGIVEKDSALDLTLKTASYLRSKYAVDIRLTRSSDLFVALSDRASLANGWGAAYFVSIHHNAGGGEGYESYVYPGTRTGASGRSQDAVHSAIMAYLKPLGVADRGKKEANFAVLRETSMPALLLENLFVDQSFDAGLLKDAAVRQNLAAAIGEGIAAAMSLKPVSAAAAQSYKQEAIDWLYAQGLLTDPAWKQQPEAPLPLWAEALVLQRLHSRLLS, from the coding sequence ATGGCCAAAACACCCATCCTGGGCTCCCAGTCCGTATCGGCCGACACGATGATCCGGTATGTGGCGGGCGTGAATTCTTCCTTCAACGGTGAGATCGCCAGGCAGTTCCTGGCCGTCGGCGCCCGCTACGGCGTGCGCGGGGACATCGCCCTGTGCCAATCGATCCATGAGACGAACTGGTTCCGCTTCGGCGGAGACGTCCAGCCGTCGCAGAACAACTTCGCCGGCATCGGCGCGACGGGAGGCGGCAATCCGGGCGCTTCGTTCGCTACGGTCGCCGAAGGCGTCACGGCGCAGATCCAGCATCTGTTCGCCTACGCTTCCACAGCGGCCGTGCCTGCCGGGGAAACGATCGTCGACCCCCGCTTCCCGCTCGTGGCGCGCGGCTCGGCGCCGGCGTGGGAAGACCTTGCCGGCCGCTGGGCCGTACCCGGTTACGACCGGACCAAGTACGCCAGCCTCGCAGACGCCATGGCCGCCGGCGAGACTTACGGACAGCGGATCCTGACACTCTACCAGGCGATGGCCGCAGCGCCGTCCGCGGCGCTTCCCATCCTCGCGCTGGACGCGGGCCATGGAGGCACGGATCCCGGCGCTTCCGGCAACGGCATCGTCGAGAAGGACAGCGCCCTCGACTTGACGCTGAAGACAGCCTCCTACCTGAGGAGCAAGTACGCCGTCGATATCCGCCTCACCCGCAGCAGCGATCTGTTCGTCGCCTTGAGCGACCGGGCAAGCCTGGCGAATGGCTGGGGGGCGGCCTACTTCGTCTCCATCCATCATAACGCAGGGGGAGGGGAAGGCTACGAATCCTATGTGTATCCCGGAACCCGCACCGGCGCCTCCGGCCGCAGCCAGGACGCCGTCCATAGCGCGATCATGGCTTACCTGAAGCCGCTGGGCGTTGCGGACAGGGGCAAGAAGGAAGCGAACTTCGCTGTCCTGCGCGAGACTTCGATGCCTGCCCTGCTGCTCGAAAACCTGTTCGTCGACCAGTCGTTCGACGCCGGCTTGCTGAAGGATGCCGCCGTCCGCCAGAACCTGGCTGCCGCCATCGGCGAAGGAATCGCGGCCGCCATGTCGCTTAAGCCCGTATCTGCGGCGGCTGCGCAATCGTACAAGCAGGAAGCCATCGACTGGCTCTATGCCCAAGGCTTGCTTACAGACCCGGCCTGGAAGCAGCAGCCGGAAGCTCCGCTGCCGCTGTGGGCGGAAGCCCTCGTCCTTCAACGGCTGCACAGCCGGCTGTTGTCCTGA
- a CDS encoding DMT family transporter produces MKKSEWLLVMVTICWGSSYLLMKLALDSVGEMTLIGLRFGIAFALTAVLFHRKLKGLSLHTTGYAALQGALLLGVFVSITYGLKTTSTSNAGFLVSLTVIFVPILSAVFMRQKMKPQLTAGISLAIAGIGLLTLKMPLSMQPGDILCIAAAFLYAVYVLVTSRAVRKKVDMFQLGILQLAFTGGYGFILAFLLEKPSLPHSLDGWLSVGALAVVCSAFCYIAQPLAQRYTSPARAGLIFALEPVFAAMFGYLFADEVLKVQGYIGALLVLSGVLVSEYGGRWLSGLRKKKPGQPAVPAET; encoded by the coding sequence ATGAAGAAGTCGGAATGGCTGCTCGTAATGGTAACGATATGCTGGGGATCCTCCTACCTCCTGATGAAGCTGGCGTTGGACTCAGTCGGAGAAATGACGCTGATCGGGCTGAGGTTCGGCATAGCCTTCGCGCTTACGGCCGTGCTCTTCCATCGGAAGCTGAAAGGCTTGTCCTTGCATACGACCGGTTATGCAGCCTTGCAGGGAGCGCTGCTGCTCGGCGTCTTCGTCTCCATCACGTACGGCCTCAAGACGACGAGCACGTCGAATGCCGGCTTTCTCGTCAGCCTGACGGTCATCTTCGTGCCGATCCTGTCCGCCGTGTTCATGCGCCAGAAGATGAAGCCGCAGCTGACGGCCGGCATCAGCCTCGCGATCGCGGGCATCGGCCTGCTCACGCTGAAGATGCCTCTCAGCATGCAGCCGGGAGACATTCTGTGCATCGCCGCGGCATTCTTGTATGCCGTATATGTGCTCGTCACCTCGCGGGCTGTCCGGAAAAAGGTCGACATGTTCCAGCTCGGCATCCTGCAGCTGGCGTTCACAGGCGGTTACGGCTTCATCCTGGCCTTTCTCCTGGAGAAGCCTTCCCTGCCGCATTCGCTGGACGGCTGGCTCTCCGTCGGCGCGCTGGCGGTCGTGTGCAGCGCCTTCTGCTATATCGCGCAGCCGCTCGCCCAGCGGTATACCTCTCCGGCCCGGGCCGGCCTCATCTTCGCGCTCGAACCCGTCTTCGCCGCCATGTTCGGCTATCTGTTCGCAGACGAGGTGCTGAAGGTTCAAGGCTATATCGGAGCCCTGCTCGTCCTGTCCGGCGTGCTCGTATCGGAATACGGAGGGCGCTGGCTGTCGGGGCTGCGCAAAAAAAAACCAGGCCAGCCGGCCGTTCCGGCCGAGACCTGA